A single genomic interval of Sander lucioperca isolate FBNREF2018 chromosome 9, SLUC_FBN_1.2, whole genome shotgun sequence harbors:
- the phc3 gene encoding polyhomeotic-like protein 3 isoform X5 — protein MVYQHQAVFPLLNLCVTWEMERQGPGEKQADTNRTVATTTPITSAAITMATVNSGSTTCTQAPSTSFSIISPDRQAVQVIQHTIHRPQSMAAQYLHQMYAAQQQHQLMLQTAALQQHQHSPHLQSLATIQKASVCQRQSPSSSSGSLVHQPAGVSQNSITLPASPVTAHLIGRTQTSTGAATTISQQAMLLGNRPANCNQAQMYLRTQMVQNLALRTHLPGALATAHSVILKPSAQPQALTPATSLSKTSICGLKTSQLTDTSTETGLADVTQLASGPQIITPAYSPVQTHTLVKQQLSCLPGQRVAHHQLILQQATGGAPNHRQLQPIALRVAPQETNTKPLSLSVKRLTTPSTQSQTNNNPQGPSSSSTSVPSVFASSAQTSIPAATVQPQPPPLVAAPQRRTSFPQVQNQPPPPPPPLVLPRLPQNPPASLQRLSLHSVQALAVHSGHMLLTEQELPVAEALVQMPYQNLPPPQTVAVNLKVHRVRHNETPSSGQTCKVNGLSSEERKDECSPSPQQDRTLTSLIGPPKQNGAVMGSSSIISSRPVIRSPVVEEPSQLTTTSSNPPPLPPPVLPAAARGPTQPPSSPTSVPESPDRILTTHVLTHLIEGFVIREGLEPFPVVSSSLLADQQASLPESQEIQTNGDSAAEDSPLDADQMDSTDSEMEDDGPAADGEVSELGESAEGVLQCEFCGSRGYAHTFLRSKRFCSMTCVRRFSVSCTKRITVLRAGRWGHRPMGRRGRPPSRRVKGASREHFLRQARGSFGSEESRQSSLIEEDEQEEEEEDEPPIPMTTRLRKQAERQREREREQEQRMTETISVSDGEDDVGCPSQWNVEQVFSYINSLPGGQDVAEEFRAQEIDGQALLLLTEEHMVSTMNLKLGPALKLCAHINSLKDA, from the exons TTCAGCATCATCTCACCCGACAGACAGGCAGTCCAG GTGATCCAGCACACCATCCACAGACCTCAGAGCATGGCGGCCCAGTACCTGCACCAGATGTACGCAgcccagcagcagcatcagctCATGCTGCAGACAGCCGCCCTGCAGCAGCACCAGCACAGCCCTCATCTGCAGAGTCTGGCCACCATACAGAAG GCTTCAGTCTGTCAGCGGCAGTCACCTTCGTCATCCAGTGGCAGCTTGGTTCATCAGCCTGCTGGTGTTTCCCAAAACTCA ATTACTTTACCAGCATCTCCAGTGACAGCTCACCTGATTGGCCGAACCCAAACATCCACTGGTGCTGCAACCACCATATCCCAGCAGGCCATGCTCCTGGGAAACAGACCGGCCAACTGTAACCAAGCTCAGATGTACCTTCGCACTCAGATG GTGCAGAATCTCGCTCTACGTACCCACTTGCCTGGAGCTCTGGCCACAGCCCACAGTGTGATTTTAAAGCCATCCGCCCAGCCGCAAGCCCTGACTCCGGCCACCTCTTTATCCAAGACATCAATCTGCGGGCTGAAAACCAGCCAGCTGACTGACACCTCAACAGAAACAGGACTGGCGGATGTCACCCAGCTGGCCTCGGGCCCCCAGATTATAACCCCAG CCTACTCTCCGGTGCAGACCCACACTCTGGTCAAGCAGCAGCTGTCCTGTCTGCCAGGCCAGCGGGTGGCACACCACCAGCTCATCCTCCAGCAGGCTACAGGAGGAGCTCCAAACCACAGACAGCTCCAGCCCATCGCTCTCAGAGTAGCACCTCAAGAAACCAACACCAAACCTCTTTCTCTTTCAGTTAAAAGACTGACCACCCCCAGCACCCAATCACAAACCAACAACAACCCCCAAggcccttcttcttcttctacgtCTGTCCCCAGCGTGTTTGCATCCTCAGCTCAGACCTCAATCCCAGCTGCCACCGTTCAACCTCAGCCTCCTCCTCTGGTGGCTGCTCCGCAGCGCCGGACCTCATTCCCACAAGTGCAGAACcagcctccacctcctcctccgcctctgGTTCTCCCCAGGCTGCCCCAGAACCCCCCAGCTTCCCTCCAGAGGCTGTCCCTGCACTCGGTCCAGGCTTTGGCCGTCCATTCAGGACATATGTTGCTGACCGAGCAGGAGCTGCCTGTAGCGGAGGCCCTGGTCCAGATGCCCTACCAGAACCTCCCACCTCCTCAGACGGTGGCTGTTAATCTGAAAGTGCATCGAGTCAGACACAATGAAACTCCATCC TCGGGGCAAACGTGCAAAGTGAATGGATTGAGctcagaggagaggaaagatgAATGTTCTCCCAGTCCACAGCAAGACAGGACCCTGACATCTCTCATTGGGCCTCCTAAGCAGAATGGTGCAG TGATGGGTTCATCCTCCATCATATCCAGTCGCCCAGTGATCAGgtcaccagtggtggaagaaccCTCCCAgctcaccaccaccagcagcaacCCTCCTCCTCTACCTCCTCCCGTCCTGCCAGCAGCAGCGAGAGGCCCCACccagcccccctcctccccaacaAGTGTCCCAGAGAGCCCTGACAGGATACTCACAACCCACGTCCTTACACACCTTATAGAGGGCTTCGTCATCCGAGAGGGCCTGGAGCCATTCCCG GTGGTCTCCTCTTCGCTGTTAGCAGACCAGCAGGCTTCACTGCCTGAATCCCAGGAGATACAAACCAACGGAGATTCAGCAGCAGAGGACAGTCCGCTGGATGCTGACCAGATGGATTCAACAGATTCAGAGATGGAAGACGATGGCCCTGCAGCAGAcggtgagg TTTCAGAGCTGGGGGAGAGTGCGGAAGGTGTGCTGCAGTGTGAGTTCTGTGGGAGCAGAGGTTACGCTCACACGTTCCTGCGCTCCAAACGCTTCTGCTCCATGACGTGTGTCAGAAG GTTTAGTGTGAGCTGCACCAAGCGTATCACTGTGCTGAGAGCAGGCCGCTGGGGTCACAGGCCCATGGGCAGGAGAGGACGACCCCCCAGCAGGAGAGTCAAGGGAGCCTCTAGAGAACATTTTCTGAGACAG GCTCGTGGGTCGTTTGGCTCAGAAGAGAGCCGGCAAAGCTCACTGATAGAGGAGGACgagcaggaggaagaagaggaggacgaGCCTCCCATTCCCATGACAACCAGGCTCCGTAAACAGGccgagagacagcgagagagggagagagagcaggagcAGAGGATGACAGAAACAATCAGTGTTTCTGACGGAGAAGACGATGTCGGTTGTCCGTCTCAGTGGAACGTAGAGCAAGTGTTTTCTTATATCAACTCCCTACCAG GTGGTCAGGATGTAGCCGAGGAGTTTCGCGCCCAGGAAATAGATGGACAGGCTCTTCTGCTTCTAACTGAGGAGCACATGGTCAGCACCATGAACCTTAAACTGGGGCCTGCACTGAAACTGTGTGCCCACATTAATTCTCTGAAAGATGCATAA
- the phc3 gene encoding polyhomeotic-like protein 3 isoform X4, translated as MERQGPGEKQADTNRTVATTTPITSAAITMATVNSGSTTCTQAPSTSFSIISPDRQAVQVIQHTIHRPQSMAAQYLHQMYAAQQQHQLMLQTAALQQHQHSPHLQSLATIQKASVCQRQSPSSSSGSLVHQPAGVSQNSITLPASPVTAHLIGRTQTSTGAATTISQQAMLLGNRPANCNQAQMYLRTQMLILTPAATVAAVQSDLPAVTSCSSLPTSSQVQNLALRTHLPGALATAHSVILKPSAQPQALTPATSLSKTSICGLKTSQLTDTSTETGLADVTQLASGPQIITPAYSPVQTHTLVKQQLSCLPGQRVAHHQLILQQATGGAPNHRQLQPIALRVAPQETNTKPLSLSVKRLTTPSTQSQTNNNPQGPSSSSTSVPSVFASSAQTSIPAATVQPQPPPLVAAPQRRTSFPQVQNQPPPPPPPLVLPRLPQNPPASLQRLSLHSVQALAVHSGHMLLTEQELPVAEALVQMPYQNLPPPQTVAVNLKVHRVRHNETPSSGQTCKVNGLSSEERKDECSPSPQQDRTLTSLIGPPKQNGAVMGSSSIISSRPVIRSPVVEEPSQLTTTSSNPPPLPPPVLPAAARGPTQPPSSPTSVPESPDRILTTHVLTHLIEGFVIREGLEPFPVVSSSLLADQQASLPESQEIQTNGDSAAEDSPLDADQMDSTDSEMEDDGPAADGEVSELGESAEGVLQCEFCGSRGYAHTFLRSKRFCSMTCVRRFSVSCTKRITVLRAGRWGHRPMGRRGRPPSRRVKGASREHFLRQARGSFGSEESRQSSLIEEDEQEEEEEDEPPIPMTTRLRKQAERQREREREQEQRMTETISVSDGEDDVGCPSQWNVEQVFSYINSLPGGQDVAEEFRAQEIDGQALLLLTEEHMVSTMNLKLGPALKLCAHINSLKDA; from the exons TTCAGCATCATCTCACCCGACAGACAGGCAGTCCAG GTGATCCAGCACACCATCCACAGACCTCAGAGCATGGCGGCCCAGTACCTGCACCAGATGTACGCAgcccagcagcagcatcagctCATGCTGCAGACAGCCGCCCTGCAGCAGCACCAGCACAGCCCTCATCTGCAGAGTCTGGCCACCATACAGAAG GCTTCAGTCTGTCAGCGGCAGTCACCTTCGTCATCCAGTGGCAGCTTGGTTCATCAGCCTGCTGGTGTTTCCCAAAACTCA ATTACTTTACCAGCATCTCCAGTGACAGCTCACCTGATTGGCCGAACCCAAACATCCACTGGTGCTGCAACCACCATATCCCAGCAGGCCATGCTCCTGGGAAACAGACCGGCCAACTGTAACCAAGCTCAGATGTACCTTCGCACTCAGATG CTTATTCTAACCCCTGCAGCCACGGTGGCTGCAGTTCAATCAGACCTCCCTGCGGTCACCTCCTGCTCCTCTTTACCTACCTCCTCTCAG GTGCAGAATCTCGCTCTACGTACCCACTTGCCTGGAGCTCTGGCCACAGCCCACAGTGTGATTTTAAAGCCATCCGCCCAGCCGCAAGCCCTGACTCCGGCCACCTCTTTATCCAAGACATCAATCTGCGGGCTGAAAACCAGCCAGCTGACTGACACCTCAACAGAAACAGGACTGGCGGATGTCACCCAGCTGGCCTCGGGCCCCCAGATTATAACCCCAG CCTACTCTCCGGTGCAGACCCACACTCTGGTCAAGCAGCAGCTGTCCTGTCTGCCAGGCCAGCGGGTGGCACACCACCAGCTCATCCTCCAGCAGGCTACAGGAGGAGCTCCAAACCACAGACAGCTCCAGCCCATCGCTCTCAGAGTAGCACCTCAAGAAACCAACACCAAACCTCTTTCTCTTTCAGTTAAAAGACTGACCACCCCCAGCACCCAATCACAAACCAACAACAACCCCCAAggcccttcttcttcttctacgtCTGTCCCCAGCGTGTTTGCATCCTCAGCTCAGACCTCAATCCCAGCTGCCACCGTTCAACCTCAGCCTCCTCCTCTGGTGGCTGCTCCGCAGCGCCGGACCTCATTCCCACAAGTGCAGAACcagcctccacctcctcctccgcctctgGTTCTCCCCAGGCTGCCCCAGAACCCCCCAGCTTCCCTCCAGAGGCTGTCCCTGCACTCGGTCCAGGCTTTGGCCGTCCATTCAGGACATATGTTGCTGACCGAGCAGGAGCTGCCTGTAGCGGAGGCCCTGGTCCAGATGCCCTACCAGAACCTCCCACCTCCTCAGACGGTGGCTGTTAATCTGAAAGTGCATCGAGTCAGACACAATGAAACTCCATCC TCGGGGCAAACGTGCAAAGTGAATGGATTGAGctcagaggagaggaaagatgAATGTTCTCCCAGTCCACAGCAAGACAGGACCCTGACATCTCTCATTGGGCCTCCTAAGCAGAATGGTGCAG TGATGGGTTCATCCTCCATCATATCCAGTCGCCCAGTGATCAGgtcaccagtggtggaagaaccCTCCCAgctcaccaccaccagcagcaacCCTCCTCCTCTACCTCCTCCCGTCCTGCCAGCAGCAGCGAGAGGCCCCACccagcccccctcctccccaacaAGTGTCCCAGAGAGCCCTGACAGGATACTCACAACCCACGTCCTTACACACCTTATAGAGGGCTTCGTCATCCGAGAGGGCCTGGAGCCATTCCCG GTGGTCTCCTCTTCGCTGTTAGCAGACCAGCAGGCTTCACTGCCTGAATCCCAGGAGATACAAACCAACGGAGATTCAGCAGCAGAGGACAGTCCGCTGGATGCTGACCAGATGGATTCAACAGATTCAGAGATGGAAGACGATGGCCCTGCAGCAGAcggtgagg TTTCAGAGCTGGGGGAGAGTGCGGAAGGTGTGCTGCAGTGTGAGTTCTGTGGGAGCAGAGGTTACGCTCACACGTTCCTGCGCTCCAAACGCTTCTGCTCCATGACGTGTGTCAGAAG GTTTAGTGTGAGCTGCACCAAGCGTATCACTGTGCTGAGAGCAGGCCGCTGGGGTCACAGGCCCATGGGCAGGAGAGGACGACCCCCCAGCAGGAGAGTCAAGGGAGCCTCTAGAGAACATTTTCTGAGACAG GCTCGTGGGTCGTTTGGCTCAGAAGAGAGCCGGCAAAGCTCACTGATAGAGGAGGACgagcaggaggaagaagaggaggacgaGCCTCCCATTCCCATGACAACCAGGCTCCGTAAACAGGccgagagacagcgagagagggagagagagcaggagcAGAGGATGACAGAAACAATCAGTGTTTCTGACGGAGAAGACGATGTCGGTTGTCCGTCTCAGTGGAACGTAGAGCAAGTGTTTTCTTATATCAACTCCCTACCAG GTGGTCAGGATGTAGCCGAGGAGTTTCGCGCCCAGGAAATAGATGGACAGGCTCTTCTGCTTCTAACTGAGGAGCACATGGTCAGCACCATGAACCTTAAACTGGGGCCTGCACTGAAACTGTGTGCCCACATTAATTCTCTGAAAGATGCATAA
- the phc3 gene encoding polyhomeotic-like protein 3 isoform X2: MVYQHQAVFPLLNLCVTWEMERQGPGEKQADTNRTVATTTPITSAAITMATVNSGSTTCTQAPSTSFSIISPDRQAVQVIQHTIHRPQSMAAQYLHQMYAAQQQHQLMLQTAALQQHQHSPHLQSLATIQKASVCQRQSPSSSSGSLVHQPAGVSQNSITLPASPVTAHLIGRTQTSTGAATTISQQAMLLGNRPANCNQAQMYLRTQMLILTPAATVAAVQSDLPAVTSCSSLPTSSQVQNLALRTHLPGALATAHSVILKPSAQPQALTPATSLSKTSICGLKTSQLTDTSTETGLADVTQLASGPQIITPAYSPVQTHTLVKQQLSCLPGQRVAHHQLILQQATGGAPNHRQLQPIALRVAPQETNTKPLSLSVKRLTTPSTQSQTNNNPQGPSSSSTSVPSVFASSAQTSIPAATVQPQPPPLVAAPQRRTSFPQVQNQPPPPPPPLVLPRLPQNPPASLQRLSLHSVQALAVHSGHMLLTEQELPVAEALVQMPYQNLPPPQTVAVNLKVHRVRHNETPSSGQTCKVNGLSSEERKDECSPSPQQDRTLTSLIGPPKQNGAVMGSSSIISSRPVIRSPVVEEPSQLTTTSSNPPPLPPPVLPAAARGPTQPPSSPTSVPESPDRILTTHVLTHLIEGFVIREGLEPFPVVSSSLLADQQASLPESQEIQTNGDSAAEDSPLDADQMDSTDSEMEDDGPAADVSELGESAEGVLQCEFCGSRGYAHTFLRSKRFCSMTCVRRFSVSCTKRITVLRAGRWGHRPMGRRGRPPSRRVKGASREHFLRQARGSFGSEESRQSSLIEEDEQEEEEEDEPPIPMTTRLRKQAERQREREREQEQRMTETISVSDGEDDVGCPSQWNVEQVFSYINSLPGGQDVAEEFRAQEIDGQALLLLTEEHMVSTMNLKLGPALKLCAHINSLKDA; the protein is encoded by the exons TTCAGCATCATCTCACCCGACAGACAGGCAGTCCAG GTGATCCAGCACACCATCCACAGACCTCAGAGCATGGCGGCCCAGTACCTGCACCAGATGTACGCAgcccagcagcagcatcagctCATGCTGCAGACAGCCGCCCTGCAGCAGCACCAGCACAGCCCTCATCTGCAGAGTCTGGCCACCATACAGAAG GCTTCAGTCTGTCAGCGGCAGTCACCTTCGTCATCCAGTGGCAGCTTGGTTCATCAGCCTGCTGGTGTTTCCCAAAACTCA ATTACTTTACCAGCATCTCCAGTGACAGCTCACCTGATTGGCCGAACCCAAACATCCACTGGTGCTGCAACCACCATATCCCAGCAGGCCATGCTCCTGGGAAACAGACCGGCCAACTGTAACCAAGCTCAGATGTACCTTCGCACTCAGATG CTTATTCTAACCCCTGCAGCCACGGTGGCTGCAGTTCAATCAGACCTCCCTGCGGTCACCTCCTGCTCCTCTTTACCTACCTCCTCTCAG GTGCAGAATCTCGCTCTACGTACCCACTTGCCTGGAGCTCTGGCCACAGCCCACAGTGTGATTTTAAAGCCATCCGCCCAGCCGCAAGCCCTGACTCCGGCCACCTCTTTATCCAAGACATCAATCTGCGGGCTGAAAACCAGCCAGCTGACTGACACCTCAACAGAAACAGGACTGGCGGATGTCACCCAGCTGGCCTCGGGCCCCCAGATTATAACCCCAG CCTACTCTCCGGTGCAGACCCACACTCTGGTCAAGCAGCAGCTGTCCTGTCTGCCAGGCCAGCGGGTGGCACACCACCAGCTCATCCTCCAGCAGGCTACAGGAGGAGCTCCAAACCACAGACAGCTCCAGCCCATCGCTCTCAGAGTAGCACCTCAAGAAACCAACACCAAACCTCTTTCTCTTTCAGTTAAAAGACTGACCACCCCCAGCACCCAATCACAAACCAACAACAACCCCCAAggcccttcttcttcttctacgtCTGTCCCCAGCGTGTTTGCATCCTCAGCTCAGACCTCAATCCCAGCTGCCACCGTTCAACCTCAGCCTCCTCCTCTGGTGGCTGCTCCGCAGCGCCGGACCTCATTCCCACAAGTGCAGAACcagcctccacctcctcctccgcctctgGTTCTCCCCAGGCTGCCCCAGAACCCCCCAGCTTCCCTCCAGAGGCTGTCCCTGCACTCGGTCCAGGCTTTGGCCGTCCATTCAGGACATATGTTGCTGACCGAGCAGGAGCTGCCTGTAGCGGAGGCCCTGGTCCAGATGCCCTACCAGAACCTCCCACCTCCTCAGACGGTGGCTGTTAATCTGAAAGTGCATCGAGTCAGACACAATGAAACTCCATCC TCGGGGCAAACGTGCAAAGTGAATGGATTGAGctcagaggagaggaaagatgAATGTTCTCCCAGTCCACAGCAAGACAGGACCCTGACATCTCTCATTGGGCCTCCTAAGCAGAATGGTGCAG TGATGGGTTCATCCTCCATCATATCCAGTCGCCCAGTGATCAGgtcaccagtggtggaagaaccCTCCCAgctcaccaccaccagcagcaacCCTCCTCCTCTACCTCCTCCCGTCCTGCCAGCAGCAGCGAGAGGCCCCACccagcccccctcctccccaacaAGTGTCCCAGAGAGCCCTGACAGGATACTCACAACCCACGTCCTTACACACCTTATAGAGGGCTTCGTCATCCGAGAGGGCCTGGAGCCATTCCCG GTGGTCTCCTCTTCGCTGTTAGCAGACCAGCAGGCTTCACTGCCTGAATCCCAGGAGATACAAACCAACGGAGATTCAGCAGCAGAGGACAGTCCGCTGGATGCTGACCAGATGGATTCAACAGATTCAGAGATGGAAGACGATGGCCCTGCAGCAGAcg TTTCAGAGCTGGGGGAGAGTGCGGAAGGTGTGCTGCAGTGTGAGTTCTGTGGGAGCAGAGGTTACGCTCACACGTTCCTGCGCTCCAAACGCTTCTGCTCCATGACGTGTGTCAGAAG GTTTAGTGTGAGCTGCACCAAGCGTATCACTGTGCTGAGAGCAGGCCGCTGGGGTCACAGGCCCATGGGCAGGAGAGGACGACCCCCCAGCAGGAGAGTCAAGGGAGCCTCTAGAGAACATTTTCTGAGACAG GCTCGTGGGTCGTTTGGCTCAGAAGAGAGCCGGCAAAGCTCACTGATAGAGGAGGACgagcaggaggaagaagaggaggacgaGCCTCCCATTCCCATGACAACCAGGCTCCGTAAACAGGccgagagacagcgagagagggagagagagcaggagcAGAGGATGACAGAAACAATCAGTGTTTCTGACGGAGAAGACGATGTCGGTTGTCCGTCTCAGTGGAACGTAGAGCAAGTGTTTTCTTATATCAACTCCCTACCAG GTGGTCAGGATGTAGCCGAGGAGTTTCGCGCCCAGGAAATAGATGGACAGGCTCTTCTGCTTCTAACTGAGGAGCACATGGTCAGCACCATGAACCTTAAACTGGGGCCTGCACTGAAACTGTGTGCCCACATTAATTCTCTGAAAGATGCATAA
- the phc3 gene encoding polyhomeotic-like protein 3 isoform X1, whose amino-acid sequence MVYQHQAVFPLLNLCVTWEMERQGPGEKQADTNRTVATTTPITSAAITMATVNSGSTTCTQAPSTSFSIISPDRQAVQVIQHTIHRPQSMAAQYLHQMYAAQQQHQLMLQTAALQQHQHSPHLQSLATIQKASVCQRQSPSSSSGSLVHQPAGVSQNSITLPASPVTAHLIGRTQTSTGAATTISQQAMLLGNRPANCNQAQMYLRTQMLILTPAATVAAVQSDLPAVTSCSSLPTSSQVQNLALRTHLPGALATAHSVILKPSAQPQALTPATSLSKTSICGLKTSQLTDTSTETGLADVTQLASGPQIITPAYSPVQTHTLVKQQLSCLPGQRVAHHQLILQQATGGAPNHRQLQPIALRVAPQETNTKPLSLSVKRLTTPSTQSQTNNNPQGPSSSSTSVPSVFASSAQTSIPAATVQPQPPPLVAAPQRRTSFPQVQNQPPPPPPPLVLPRLPQNPPASLQRLSLHSVQALAVHSGHMLLTEQELPVAEALVQMPYQNLPPPQTVAVNLKVHRVRHNETPSSGQTCKVNGLSSEERKDECSPSPQQDRTLTSLIGPPKQNGAVMGSSSIISSRPVIRSPVVEEPSQLTTTSSNPPPLPPPVLPAAARGPTQPPSSPTSVPESPDRILTTHVLTHLIEGFVIREGLEPFPVVSSSLLADQQASLPESQEIQTNGDSAAEDSPLDADQMDSTDSEMEDDGPAADGEVSELGESAEGVLQCEFCGSRGYAHTFLRSKRFCSMTCVRRFSVSCTKRITVLRAGRWGHRPMGRRGRPPSRRVKGASREHFLRQARGSFGSEESRQSSLIEEDEQEEEEEDEPPIPMTTRLRKQAERQREREREQEQRMTETISVSDGEDDVGCPSQWNVEQVFSYINSLPGGQDVAEEFRAQEIDGQALLLLTEEHMVSTMNLKLGPALKLCAHINSLKDA is encoded by the exons TTCAGCATCATCTCACCCGACAGACAGGCAGTCCAG GTGATCCAGCACACCATCCACAGACCTCAGAGCATGGCGGCCCAGTACCTGCACCAGATGTACGCAgcccagcagcagcatcagctCATGCTGCAGACAGCCGCCCTGCAGCAGCACCAGCACAGCCCTCATCTGCAGAGTCTGGCCACCATACAGAAG GCTTCAGTCTGTCAGCGGCAGTCACCTTCGTCATCCAGTGGCAGCTTGGTTCATCAGCCTGCTGGTGTTTCCCAAAACTCA ATTACTTTACCAGCATCTCCAGTGACAGCTCACCTGATTGGCCGAACCCAAACATCCACTGGTGCTGCAACCACCATATCCCAGCAGGCCATGCTCCTGGGAAACAGACCGGCCAACTGTAACCAAGCTCAGATGTACCTTCGCACTCAGATG CTTATTCTAACCCCTGCAGCCACGGTGGCTGCAGTTCAATCAGACCTCCCTGCGGTCACCTCCTGCTCCTCTTTACCTACCTCCTCTCAG GTGCAGAATCTCGCTCTACGTACCCACTTGCCTGGAGCTCTGGCCACAGCCCACAGTGTGATTTTAAAGCCATCCGCCCAGCCGCAAGCCCTGACTCCGGCCACCTCTTTATCCAAGACATCAATCTGCGGGCTGAAAACCAGCCAGCTGACTGACACCTCAACAGAAACAGGACTGGCGGATGTCACCCAGCTGGCCTCGGGCCCCCAGATTATAACCCCAG CCTACTCTCCGGTGCAGACCCACACTCTGGTCAAGCAGCAGCTGTCCTGTCTGCCAGGCCAGCGGGTGGCACACCACCAGCTCATCCTCCAGCAGGCTACAGGAGGAGCTCCAAACCACAGACAGCTCCAGCCCATCGCTCTCAGAGTAGCACCTCAAGAAACCAACACCAAACCTCTTTCTCTTTCAGTTAAAAGACTGACCACCCCCAGCACCCAATCACAAACCAACAACAACCCCCAAggcccttcttcttcttctacgtCTGTCCCCAGCGTGTTTGCATCCTCAGCTCAGACCTCAATCCCAGCTGCCACCGTTCAACCTCAGCCTCCTCCTCTGGTGGCTGCTCCGCAGCGCCGGACCTCATTCCCACAAGTGCAGAACcagcctccacctcctcctccgcctctgGTTCTCCCCAGGCTGCCCCAGAACCCCCCAGCTTCCCTCCAGAGGCTGTCCCTGCACTCGGTCCAGGCTTTGGCCGTCCATTCAGGACATATGTTGCTGACCGAGCAGGAGCTGCCTGTAGCGGAGGCCCTGGTCCAGATGCCCTACCAGAACCTCCCACCTCCTCAGACGGTGGCTGTTAATCTGAAAGTGCATCGAGTCAGACACAATGAAACTCCATCC TCGGGGCAAACGTGCAAAGTGAATGGATTGAGctcagaggagaggaaagatgAATGTTCTCCCAGTCCACAGCAAGACAGGACCCTGACATCTCTCATTGGGCCTCCTAAGCAGAATGGTGCAG TGATGGGTTCATCCTCCATCATATCCAGTCGCCCAGTGATCAGgtcaccagtggtggaagaaccCTCCCAgctcaccaccaccagcagcaacCCTCCTCCTCTACCTCCTCCCGTCCTGCCAGCAGCAGCGAGAGGCCCCACccagcccccctcctccccaacaAGTGTCCCAGAGAGCCCTGACAGGATACTCACAACCCACGTCCTTACACACCTTATAGAGGGCTTCGTCATCCGAGAGGGCCTGGAGCCATTCCCG GTGGTCTCCTCTTCGCTGTTAGCAGACCAGCAGGCTTCACTGCCTGAATCCCAGGAGATACAAACCAACGGAGATTCAGCAGCAGAGGACAGTCCGCTGGATGCTGACCAGATGGATTCAACAGATTCAGAGATGGAAGACGATGGCCCTGCAGCAGAcggtgagg TTTCAGAGCTGGGGGAGAGTGCGGAAGGTGTGCTGCAGTGTGAGTTCTGTGGGAGCAGAGGTTACGCTCACACGTTCCTGCGCTCCAAACGCTTCTGCTCCATGACGTGTGTCAGAAG GTTTAGTGTGAGCTGCACCAAGCGTATCACTGTGCTGAGAGCAGGCCGCTGGGGTCACAGGCCCATGGGCAGGAGAGGACGACCCCCCAGCAGGAGAGTCAAGGGAGCCTCTAGAGAACATTTTCTGAGACAG GCTCGTGGGTCGTTTGGCTCAGAAGAGAGCCGGCAAAGCTCACTGATAGAGGAGGACgagcaggaggaagaagaggaggacgaGCCTCCCATTCCCATGACAACCAGGCTCCGTAAACAGGccgagagacagcgagagagggagagagagcaggagcAGAGGATGACAGAAACAATCAGTGTTTCTGACGGAGAAGACGATGTCGGTTGTCCGTCTCAGTGGAACGTAGAGCAAGTGTTTTCTTATATCAACTCCCTACCAG GTGGTCAGGATGTAGCCGAGGAGTTTCGCGCCCAGGAAATAGATGGACAGGCTCTTCTGCTTCTAACTGAGGAGCACATGGTCAGCACCATGAACCTTAAACTGGGGCCTGCACTGAAACTGTGTGCCCACATTAATTCTCTGAAAGATGCATAA